In one window of Rhinopithecus roxellana isolate Shanxi Qingling chromosome 15, ASM756505v1, whole genome shotgun sequence DNA:
- the RBMXL2 gene encoding RNA-binding motif protein, X-linked-like-2: protein MVEADRPGKLFIGGLNLETDEKALEAEFGKYGRIVEVLLMKDRETNKSRGFAFVTFESPADAKAAARDMNGKSLDGKAIKVAQATKPAFESSRRGPPPPRSRGRPRFLRGTRGGGGGPRRSPSRGGPDDDGGYAGDFDLRPSRAPMPMKRGPPPPRRAGPPPKRAAPSGPARSSGGGMRGRALALRGRDGYSGPPRREPPPPRRDPYLGPRDEGYSSRDSYSSRDYREPRGFASSPREYTHREYSHSSVRDDCPLRGYGDRDGYGCRDRDYGDHPSRGSYREPFESYGDLRGGAPGRGTPPSYGGGGRYEEYRGCSPDAYSGGRDSYSSSYGRSDRYSRGRDRVGRPDRGLSLSMERGCPPRRDSYSRSGCRVPRGGGRLGGRMERGGGQSRY from the coding sequence ATGGTTGAAGCGGATCGCCCGGGGAAGCTGTTCATTGGAGGCCTCAACCTCGAAACCGACGAGAAAGCCCTCGAAGCCGAGTTTGGCAAGTATGGCCGCATCGTCGAGGTGCTTCTGATGAAAGACCGAGAAACCAACAAGTCGAGGGGCTTCGCGTTCGTCACCTTCGAAAGCCCCGCAGACGCCAAGGCCGCCGCCAGAGACATGAACGGCAAGTCCCTGGATGGTAAGGCCATCAAGGTGGCCCAGGCCACCAAACCGGCGTTCGAGAGCAGCCGGCGGGGCCCGCCGCCTCCCCGCAGCCGCGGTCGCCCGAGGTTCCTGCGCGGAACCCGCGGGGGTGGCGGCGGCCCGCGGCGTTCCCCCTCCCGGGGCGGGCCCGATGACGACGGCGGCTACGCGGGAGATTTCGACCTGCGGCCCTCCAGGGCCCCGATGCCCATGAAGcgcgggccgccgccgccgcgcagGGCCGGCCCACCCCCGAAGAGGGCCGCGCCGTCGGGTCCGGCCCGCAGCAGCGGCGGTGGAATGCGCGGGAGGGCCCTGGCCCTGCGGGGGAGAGACGGCTACTCAGGCCCACCTCGCCGAGAGCCGCCGCCCCCGCGCCGCGACCCGTACCTGGGCCCGCGGGATGAGGGCTACTCGTCTAGAGACAGCTACTCGAGCCGAGACTACCGCGAACCCCGGGGTTTTGCCTCCTCGCCCAGAGAGTACACCCACCGCGAATACAGCCACTCCAGTGTCCGGGACGACTGTCCCTTGAGAGGCTACGGCGACCGAGACGGCTACGGGTGTCGCGACCGTGACTACGGGGATCATCCCAGCAGAGGTTCCTACCGAGAGCCCTTTGAGAGCTACGGAGACCTGCGCGGCGGCGCCCCAGGACGGGGGACACCGCCATCTTACGGAGGAGGAGGCCGCTACGAGGAGTACCGGGGCTGCTCACCAGATGCCTACAGCGGCGGCCGCGACAGTTACAGCAGCAGTTATGGTCGGAGCGACCGCTACTCGAGGGGCCGAGACCGGGTGGGCAGACCAGATCGTGGGCTGTCTCTGTCCATGGAAAGGGGCTGCCCTCCCCGGCGTGATTCTTACAGCCGGTCGGGCTGCAGGGTGCCTAGGGGCGGAGGCCGTCTAGGAGGCCGCATGGAGAGAGGAGGAGGCCAGAGCAGATACTAA